In the genome of Candidatus Moraniibacteriota bacterium, one region contains:
- a CDS encoding nucleoside-diphosphate kinase (catalyzes the formation of nucleoside triphosphate from ATP and nucleoside diphosphate), with amino-acid sequence MENVQRERTLVIMKPDAVQRSLMGEILGRYERSGLKLVAMKMLIPTPEMATEHYMVGGEEWLENVGKKAAAAYEKKGEKSPFKTFRENGMAILNSNATYLSAGPVVAMVWEGNSAVGIVRKLTGATEPLGSDVGTIRGDFTVDSYQLADTGNRSIRNLIHASGDPSEAEKEIPIWFSEKEILSYRHVQEAILYDVNLDGILE; translated from the coding sequence ATGGAAAACGTACAGAGAGAGCGGACACTGGTGATTATGAAACCGGATGCGGTGCAGCGATCGCTCATGGGAGAAATCCTTGGACGATATGAGCGGAGCGGTCTCAAGTTGGTTGCTATGAAAATGCTTATCCCGACGCCCGAGATGGCGACGGAACACTACATGGTGGGCGGCGAAGAATGGCTTGAAAATGTCGGGAAGAAGGCGGCGGCTGCCTATGAGAAAAAAGGCGAGAAGTCTCCATTCAAGACGTTCCGCGAGAATGGCATGGCGATTCTCAATTCGAATGCTACCTATCTTTCTGCTGGACCGGTTGTCGCGATGGTGTGGGAGGGAAACAGCGCGGTTGGCATCGTCCGGAAACTTACGGGAGCGACTGAGCCCTTGGGGAGTGATGTCGGGACGATTCGCGGAGACTTTACGGTAGATTCATACCAATTGGCTGATACAGGCAATCGTTCTATTCGCAATCTTATCCATGCGTCTGGCGATCCGTCGGAGGCTGAGAAGGAAATTCCCATCTGGTTTTCCGAGAAAGAAATTCTCTCCTATAGGCACGTACAGGAAGCGATTCTCTATGACGTGAATCTGGACGGAATTTTGGAGTAG
- the rpmB gene encoding 50S ribosomal protein L28, giving the protein MSRVCDLSGRGTTSGNSRSHSNIATRRTFKINLQSKKIGGVRMKLSTRALRTLTKVKK; this is encoded by the coding sequence ATGAGCAGAGTATGTGACCTCTCCGGCCGCGGCACCACTTCCGGAAACTCCCGAAGCCACTCGAATATCGCTACGCGACGCACCTTCAAGATCAACCTCCAGTCCAAAAAGATCGGGGGCGTCCGTATGAAGCTGAGCACTCGCGCGCTCCGAACGCTGACCAAAGTCAAGAAATAA
- the ftsZ gene encoding cell division protein FtsZ has product MAEIKPAIETFAKIKVVGVGGSGCNAVSRMIEAKIKGVEFVVVNTDAQALHHSRASEKIHIGKNLTKGLGAGMNPEIGRQASEENRDEIQEVLKGADMVFVTCGLGGGTGSGAAPIVAETAKEIGALTVGVVTKPFAFEGAQRRAIAEEALRNMQERVDALITIPNDKLLSIIDRKTTLINAFRIVDDVLRQGVQGISDLITKPGIVNVDFADVRAIMEDSGSALMGIGIASGDNRALEAAKAAINSPLLDLSIDGAKGVLFNISGSSDVTMLEINEAANIITENIDPNAKVIFGAVSDDQVRKGEVQITVVATGFDTGRVAEEPFRKLSRISAMKDSHANERDLQERRVVHEAVVPLREAPASSTSFESVESTSRQEELPDDVTRPTTDEDVHERMFPTRKLEPKMIIEEKIAPQVTPIRSDAKDDFSEEDDLEVPAFIRRKMKKN; this is encoded by the coding sequence ATGGCTGAAATCAAACCGGCAATAGAAACATTTGCAAAGATAAAAGTCGTTGGTGTTGGCGGATCCGGATGCAATGCGGTTTCGCGTATGATCGAGGCGAAGATAAAAGGAGTTGAGTTTGTCGTGGTGAATACCGATGCGCAGGCACTCCATCATTCTCGAGCAAGTGAGAAAATCCATATCGGCAAAAACCTGACTAAAGGTCTTGGTGCGGGTATGAATCCGGAAATCGGTCGTCAGGCCTCTGAGGAGAATCGCGATGAGATTCAGGAAGTCTTGAAAGGCGCGGACATGGTGTTTGTCACCTGTGGACTGGGCGGCGGAACCGGATCTGGTGCTGCGCCTATTGTCGCCGAGACAGCCAAGGAGATTGGCGCGTTGACGGTTGGCGTGGTGACAAAACCCTTTGCTTTCGAGGGAGCGCAGCGTCGCGCGATTGCCGAGGAGGCGCTTCGTAATATGCAGGAGCGAGTGGATGCTCTCATCACGATTCCGAATGACAAATTGCTTTCCATTATCGATAGAAAAACAACGCTGATAAACGCGTTCCGTATTGTGGATGACGTACTCCGTCAGGGTGTCCAGGGAATTTCTGATTTGATAACAAAGCCGGGGATTGTGAATGTCGACTTTGCTGATGTCCGCGCTATTATGGAGGATAGCGGCAGCGCATTGATGGGCATCGGCATTGCATCGGGCGACAATCGTGCCTTGGAAGCGGCGAAGGCCGCAATTAACAGTCCACTACTTGATCTCTCGATTGATGGTGCCAAGGGTGTGCTCTTTAATATTTCCGGATCGAGCGATGTCACCATGCTCGAAATAAACGAGGCGGCAAATATTATAACCGAGAATATCGATCCGAATGCCAAAGTGATTTTCGGCGCTGTGTCCGATGATCAGGTGCGGAAGGGTGAAGTGCAGATTACGGTGGTGGCGACCGGGTTTGATACCGGGCGTGTGGCAGAGGAACCATTCCGAAAACTCTCTCGTATTTCAGCGATGAAAGATAGTCATGCCAATGAACGGGATTTGCAAGAGCGCCGAGTAGTCCACGAGGCAGTGGTTCCTCTTCGTGAAGCGCCAGCTTCATCGACATCGTTTGAGTCAGTGGAGAGTACCTCTCGACAGGAAGAGTTGCCTGATGATGTAACAAGGCCGACAACGGATGAGGATGTCCATGAAAGAATGTTTCCTACGCGGAAATTGGAGCCGAAAATGATTATTGAGGAGAAGATAGCACCTCAAGTGACGCCGATTCGCAGCGATGCAAAGGATGACTTCTCCGAAGAGGATGACTTGGAGGTGCCAGCCTTTATTCGAAGAAAGATGAAGAAAAACTGA
- a CDS encoding histidine--tRNA ligase codes for MSSAGSLSKESSKKKLSTEKKSGTMKDQKEPLLLQTLRGMRDILPDEQPYWERIRRLLSSACQEFGFHRIDTPVAEYANLFIRSVGTGTDIVDKEIYLFETRGGDKAALRPEFTASIARAYIEHGMQSLPKPVKLFSTGPLFRYDRPQEGRYREHWQANFDIFGEADPILDAQVFQIASRILTQLGLKNIEFQVNSIGTPEGRKEYRKILVRYLESQRHKLCQNCKDRLLTNPLRVLDCKEDKCVQVTANAPQSADYLDTDSREHFKLLLEYLDELALPYVVNPRLVRGLDYYTKTVFEIYSTSTDRSGKKASLGGGGRYDGLIKSLGGEQTPAIGFALGMDRLVLEMVRLGGKPYRELRPKVFLAQLGDCAKKKSLRVFSDLQKNDILVAESFGRGNLKAQLRAANRVAAEVTVIIGQKEALDGTAIVKDMVSGTQEMVRQDRLVGTIKKILKSNVQTSHNGNGK; via the coding sequence ATGTCATCTGCCGGATCTCTCTCGAAAGAGTCTTCAAAGAAAAAGTTGTCTACGGAAAAGAAGTCGGGAACAATGAAAGATCAGAAAGAACCGTTGCTTCTGCAGACGCTTCGTGGTATGCGGGATATTCTTCCGGATGAGCAGCCATACTGGGAGCGAATTCGCAGACTCCTATCAAGCGCCTGTCAAGAATTTGGCTTTCATCGGATTGATACGCCGGTTGCGGAATATGCCAACCTGTTTATCCGTTCAGTGGGCACTGGCACGGATATCGTTGACAAAGAAATCTATCTTTTTGAGACGCGGGGTGGTGATAAGGCAGCGCTCCGTCCTGAATTCACGGCAAGTATCGCTCGTGCTTATATTGAACACGGCATGCAGTCATTGCCAAAGCCGGTAAAACTCTTTTCAACCGGACCGCTTTTCCGCTATGATCGACCGCAAGAGGGACGCTATCGTGAACACTGGCAGGCAAATTTTGATATTTTCGGTGAAGCTGATCCGATCCTCGATGCTCAGGTGTTCCAGATTGCCTCTCGAATCCTGACTCAGCTCGGGCTCAAAAATATTGAGTTTCAGGTGAATAGCATTGGGACTCCTGAGGGACGAAAAGAGTATCGCAAGATTCTTGTGCGATACCTTGAATCTCAACGGCACAAACTGTGTCAGAACTGTAAAGATCGCCTTCTTACGAATCCGCTTCGGGTCCTCGATTGCAAGGAGGATAAGTGTGTGCAAGTAACGGCAAATGCTCCGCAGTCAGCGGACTATCTCGACACTGACTCCCGAGAACATTTCAAGCTCCTCTTGGAGTACCTGGATGAGCTTGCGCTTCCGTATGTTGTGAATCCGAGATTGGTGCGCGGACTCGACTATTACACGAAGACGGTGTTTGAAATTTATTCCACGAGTACGGATCGAAGCGGCAAGAAAGCGTCTTTGGGTGGTGGCGGTCGATATGACGGATTGATTAAGTCGCTTGGTGGCGAACAAACGCCAGCTATCGGTTTTGCACTTGGTATGGATCGACTCGTTCTCGAGATGGTTCGTTTGGGCGGAAAACCCTATCGCGAGTTGCGACCCAAGGTGTTCTTGGCGCAGCTCGGTGATTGTGCAAAGAAAAAGAGTCTCCGCGTCTTTTCCGATTTGCAGAAAAACGACATTCTAGTTGCGGAGAGCTTTGGTCGGGGAAATCTCAAAGCGCAACTTCGTGCTGCCAATCGAGTTGCCGCTGAAGTTACTGTAATTATCGGACAGAAGGAAGCTCTTGACGGTACGGCTATCGTGAAAGACATGGTAAGTGGAACGCAGGAGATGGTTCGGCAGGACAGGTTGGTGGGCACTATCAAGAAGATTCTCAAGAGTAATGTGCAGACGAGTCATAATGGAAATGGGAAGTGA
- a CDS encoding MBL fold metallo-hydrolase, with translation MKASLKIWTFVVLLLCFVVAYLGMLIVGKSEFRAHVAFLNVGQGDAILISFGSNQLLIDTGKNGRALLSELGRQLPPWDRTIEVVLLTHPDQDHVGAFPDLVSRYRVDMLLSAELPETSAIGRAIRQTIDSHSIQRIEPRAGLSIDFAPDMHLETLFPGVNFVPNPKNTNASSIVELLYIGRDTFLFTGDLPKEESVLPARDIRVLKVAHHGSKYSTSDEFLDRMTPEEAIISVGKNSYGHPSEEVLARLASRGVHVWRTDTSGTIIYECSVLPDTSCSAPEPSF, from the coding sequence ATGAAAGCATCTCTGAAAATATGGACTTTTGTTGTTTTGCTCCTCTGCTTTGTAGTGGCATACCTGGGCATGTTGATAGTTGGGAAGAGTGAATTTCGGGCGCACGTTGCTTTCCTCAATGTAGGGCAAGGAGATGCAATCTTGATCTCATTTGGATCGAATCAGCTCCTTATTGATACGGGAAAGAATGGACGCGCACTTCTCTCGGAGCTGGGTCGCCAATTGCCGCCATGGGATCGAACGATTGAAGTAGTCCTACTTACACATCCCGACCAGGATCATGTAGGTGCTTTTCCTGATCTCGTTTCGCGATATAGGGTGGACATGCTTCTCTCTGCAGAGCTCCCGGAAACATCGGCCATCGGGCGGGCGATTCGGCAGACCATTGATTCCCATAGCATTCAACGTATCGAACCGCGTGCGGGACTCTCCATTGATTTTGCCCCGGATATGCATCTCGAGACGCTTTTTCCGGGAGTGAACTTCGTGCCGAATCCGAAGAACACGAACGCATCGAGCATCGTCGAATTGCTGTATATCGGTCGCGACACCTTTCTTTTTACGGGCGATTTGCCGAAAGAGGAAAGTGTGCTTCCGGCACGCGATATCCGCGTGCTCAAAGTGGCGCATCACGGTTCGAAATATTCGACGAGCGACGAGTTTCTCGATCGGATGACGCCGGAAGAGGCGATTATTTCCGTTGGGAAAAATTCCTATGGACATCCGTCCGAAGAGGTGCTCGCACGTCTTGCCAGTCGCGGTGTACATGTATGGCGAACTGATACTTCCGGAACGATCATCTATGAATGTTCTGTCTTGCCGGACACGTCTTGCAGTGCTCCTGAGCCATCATTTTGA
- a CDS encoding DUF1508 domain-containing protein, translating to MKFKIKQNPHGEFFWELVAGNGELVCASETYQAKESAIKSINLVKLESGRSGIVDTTVIFRRASGN from the coding sequence ATGAAATTCAAAATAAAACAAAATCCTCACGGCGAGTTCTTTTGGGAACTGGTCGCAGGGAACGGGGAGTTGGTTTGTGCAAGCGAGACGTATCAAGCCAAAGAGTCCGCCATAAAATCCATCAACCTTGTGAAGCTGGAGTCCGGTCGATCGGGAATCGTCGATACGACCGTCATCTTCCGTCGAGCTTCAGGAAACTGA
- the ftsA gene encoding cell division protein FtsA, with amino-acid sequence MGKNNCVVGLDIGSGTIRTVIAVPGKDHDALRVVGVGSVASSGIRRGSVVDMEGAARALLESLSRAEGMAGFSVGQAIVALGGHEVFFREASGVVAVGKADGEVLDDDINRVLEQARNSAALSPNQEILHIIPKQYRLDDEKNIKDPLGMSGVRLEVSALVIGDAAQHTKNISRVLEQTSVALEQFVVAPLAASEAVLGTRERELGVALVDIGANTTSLAVFEESDLLHVKILPIGSGHITNDIAIGLRTSIDVAEEVKLRYGSALPDDINPQEDVDLSEMDSSEDGGVSRRHVAEIIEARVEELLRYVDEELKAIGRSGLLPAGIVLTGGGAKLPGLVDLAKETLRLPVQIGYPKPLGGVLDRVDDPEFATAVGLVLWAEANADHISSHSSWMVSGGVRDVMNRTKKFLGKFLP; translated from the coding sequence ATGGGAAAGAATAATTGTGTTGTTGGTCTTGATATCGGATCCGGGACCATTCGGACAGTCATTGCTGTTCCTGGGAAAGACCACGATGCTTTGCGTGTGGTTGGCGTTGGATCAGTGGCATCCTCCGGTATTCGTCGCGGGTCAGTTGTTGACATGGAAGGAGCTGCCCGGGCTCTCCTTGAGTCTCTTTCGCGTGCCGAGGGAATGGCGGGGTTCTCCGTCGGCCAAGCGATTGTTGCGCTTGGCGGACATGAGGTGTTTTTCCGTGAGGCGAGCGGAGTGGTTGCGGTAGGGAAGGCCGATGGGGAAGTTCTGGATGATGATATCAATCGAGTGCTGGAGCAGGCGAGAAATTCCGCGGCATTATCGCCCAATCAAGAAATTCTTCATATTATTCCCAAACAGTACCGTCTCGATGACGAAAAGAATATAAAAGACCCGCTTGGCATGAGCGGTGTCCGGCTCGAGGTTTCCGCATTGGTGATCGGAGATGCTGCGCAACATACGAAAAATATCTCGCGAGTGCTAGAACAAACCAGTGTAGCTCTTGAGCAATTTGTAGTGGCGCCCCTTGCGGCATCGGAGGCTGTTTTGGGAACGCGTGAACGAGAACTTGGAGTTGCTCTTGTTGATATTGGTGCGAATACCACTTCGCTTGCTGTCTTTGAAGAGAGCGATCTTTTGCATGTAAAAATACTTCCCATAGGTTCGGGACATATCACCAATGATATTGCCATTGGTTTGCGTACTTCCATCGATGTTGCTGAAGAGGTAAAATTGCGTTATGGAAGCGCTCTCCCTGACGACATTAATCCCCAGGAAGATGTTGATCTTTCAGAAATGGACAGTTCGGAAGATGGAGGGGTATCTCGCCGACATGTTGCTGAGATTATCGAGGCGCGTGTTGAGGAACTTCTGCGCTACGTTGACGAGGAGTTGAAAGCGATTGGTCGATCCGGACTTTTGCCAGCAGGTATCGTGCTTACCGGTGGAGGCGCAAAGCTTCCCGGGCTCGTTGATCTTGCCAAAGAGACGCTTCGACTACCGGTGCAAATCGGATATCCAAAACCTTTGGGAGGGGTGCTTGATCGCGTAGATGATCCGGAATTTGCAACAGCGGTTGGCTTGGTGCTGTGGGCAGAAGCAAATGCCGACCATATTTCGAGCCATTCTTCCTGGATGGTTTCTGGAGGTGTCCGTGATGTTATGAATCGGACAAAAAAATTCCTTGGGAAGTTTCTGCCATAG
- a CDS encoding diacylglycerol kinase family protein — MNRTVRSFSFAARGFRYVLRGERNFQIELFVAGVVIFGMLAFELSVLERVALILCIVWVLTLELVNTAVERIMDVLQPRIHPYARIIKDVMAAAVLVSATGALLVGLAIFFPRMAELFS, encoded by the coding sequence ATGAATCGAACAGTGCGGAGCTTCTCATTTGCTGCAAGAGGTTTTCGCTATGTGCTTCGCGGCGAGCGGAATTTTCAGATAGAGCTTTTCGTGGCCGGTGTTGTAATATTTGGCATGTTGGCATTTGAGCTTTCCGTGTTGGAAAGGGTTGCGCTGATTCTCTGTATTGTCTGGGTGCTCACACTTGAATTGGTGAATACTGCCGTTGAACGGATTATGGATGTGTTGCAGCCACGCATCCACCCCTATGCTCGTATTATTAAGGATGTGATGGCAGCTGCAGTGCTTGTTTCTGCTACGGGTGCGCTTTTAGTAGGTCTCGCTATTTTTTTTCCGCGAATGGCAGAACTTTTTTCGTAG
- a CDS encoding ribonuclease H-like domain-containing protein, whose translation MPTLVFDIETIGEDFDALDETTQKVLTRWIREDSFSDQEYQAALEDVKNSLGFSPLTGEIVAIGMLDVERAKSAVYFQAPGESTESFEENGVLYKPMEEGEMIGEFWRVAEKYDAFVTFNGRGFDVPFLMMRSAVHQIRPTRDLLSNRYLPLQRGVKHIDLMDQMTFYGATRRRPSLHLACRAFGIPTPKGDGIDGDSVTRFFRERRFKDIARYNVRDIEATGALYGYWDQYLRF comes from the coding sequence ATGCCGACGCTGGTTTTTGATATAGAGACAATTGGAGAAGATTTCGATGCGCTCGACGAGACAACGCAAAAGGTTCTCACTCGATGGATTCGCGAAGATTCGTTCAGTGATCAGGAATATCAAGCGGCGCTTGAAGATGTGAAGAATAGTCTCGGGTTCTCGCCGCTTACGGGCGAGATTGTCGCGATCGGTATGCTTGATGTCGAGCGGGCGAAGTCGGCGGTCTATTTTCAGGCGCCCGGTGAATCGACGGAGTCGTTTGAGGAGAATGGCGTCTTGTATAAGCCGATGGAAGAGGGGGAGATGATCGGAGAATTCTGGCGTGTTGCCGAGAAATACGATGCGTTTGTCACCTTTAACGGGAGAGGTTTCGATGTCCCGTTTCTTATGATGCGTTCGGCGGTGCATCAGATCCGTCCGACGCGCGATCTGCTCTCGAATCGCTATCTCCCGCTTCAGCGCGGTGTAAAGCATATCGACCTTATGGATCAGATGACTTTTTACGGCGCGACGCGCCGGCGCCCGAGTCTGCATCTTGCCTGTCGCGCATTCGGTATCCCGACGCCGAAGGGTGATGGGATTGACGGCGACAGTGTTACACGCTTTTTCCGCGAGAGACGATTCAAAGATATTGCCCGATACAATGTGCGTGACATTGAAGCGACCGGAGCGCTCTATGGTTATTGGGACCAATACTTGCGATTTTGA
- the lepB gene encoding signal peptidase I has product MEPLFSPGDTIDISLGWYVCHLPERDDFVMLHFSGNDAPILKRVRGIPGDSFGVDILSNGEGEFLINHAVLKNSQGEAYHISSARAKIWTSYKEQFRGMIPQGLFFVLGEVSAGSLDSSRFGFVRQSDFLGKVHVK; this is encoded by the coding sequence ATGGAACCACTGTTTTCTCCGGGGGATACTATCGATATCTCACTGGGGTGGTACGTTTGTCATCTTCCGGAGCGAGATGACTTTGTAATGCTGCATTTTAGCGGGAATGACGCGCCTATTCTAAAGCGGGTTCGCGGAATTCCCGGTGACAGTTTCGGTGTAGACATTCTTTCGAATGGGGAGGGTGAGTTTCTGATAAATCACGCCGTATTGAAGAATTCACAGGGAGAAGCGTATCATATCTCTTCAGCGCGGGCGAAAATTTGGACATCCTATAAGGAGCAGTTTCGCGGCATGATTCCCCAGGGGCTCTTTTTCGTGCTTGGAGAGGTGTCTGCCGGGTCGCTGGATTCGTCAAGATTCGGCTTCGTAAGGCAGTCAGATTTTTTAGGAAAAGTACATGTGAAGTAA
- a CDS encoding ComEC/Rec2 family competence protein: MAVSQVFRIGMLCIIGGVGNGLFFSWSLGTALLASSIALACAFVWQFQYRSLVGVYGMLFLLIFLGSWLRASQSLLQWELLPDILVRLDQAIVVDRVKQTENAKQVVLRPLSCENNACPSVLVLGFFPSFADITEGDVLALSCVLERPATFSEGFDYPKVLAKDGIGYVCRFPKKWAKEGKSESLFASGVRRTREVVERVLRNEIPEPESGLVLGLLVGGDGRLPEAVQNEFSRTGLSHIVAVSGYNVSIIAVIVMSALIFLGLYRQQALWGVLLGIIFFVSIVGAPASAVRAAIMVSVALFATHIGRVGSPINGILCAAAVMVLINPLLLRYDIGFQLSFAATIGIFLLAPFALLSLHVGDILATTLAAELFVLPIILFHFHSFPILSLLVNLCVLPLVPLAMMLGAIALCCSVIFPWFGEIFGIPAFLVSRTILEIVHFFSVQRFALVSVSSFGIGAMLLWYGVVVLLLMFLRRRFPQVMSFQK; the protein is encoded by the coding sequence ATGGCTGTTTCGCAAGTGTTTCGAATCGGGATGCTCTGCATTATTGGAGGGGTCGGAAACGGCCTCTTTTTTTCATGGTCTCTTGGAACGGCTCTGCTGGCTAGTTCGATTGCATTGGCATGTGCTTTTGTTTGGCAGTTTCAATATCGCTCTCTGGTAGGAGTGTACGGGATGCTGTTTCTTTTGATTTTCCTTGGGTCATGGCTTCGCGCAAGTCAGAGTCTGCTGCAATGGGAGTTGCTTCCTGATATCTTGGTGCGCCTTGATCAAGCGATTGTTGTGGATCGTGTGAAACAGACGGAGAATGCCAAGCAGGTGGTTTTACGGCCGCTCTCGTGTGAAAATAACGCTTGCCCATCTGTTTTGGTTCTGGGATTCTTTCCATCCTTTGCGGATATTACTGAAGGCGACGTGCTGGCTCTTTCATGCGTTTTAGAGAGACCGGCAACATTCTCAGAGGGTTTCGATTATCCGAAGGTGCTGGCAAAGGATGGTATTGGGTATGTATGCCGATTTCCAAAGAAATGGGCAAAGGAAGGTAAATCCGAGAGTCTGTTTGCTTCCGGGGTTCGCAGGACTCGTGAGGTTGTGGAGAGAGTGTTGCGGAACGAAATACCGGAGCCGGAATCCGGACTTGTTCTCGGTTTGCTTGTTGGCGGGGACGGGCGACTGCCGGAGGCTGTTCAGAATGAATTTTCTCGCACGGGACTTTCGCACATCGTGGCTGTCTCCGGATACAATGTCTCAATTATTGCCGTCATCGTCATGAGTGCGCTTATATTTCTTGGGCTGTACCGACAGCAGGCACTGTGGGGCGTGCTTTTGGGTATAATTTTCTTTGTGTCGATTGTCGGAGCGCCGGCATCGGCGGTTCGAGCGGCAATCATGGTTTCGGTTGCACTCTTTGCAACACATATTGGAAGAGTTGGAAGCCCGATAAATGGCATTTTGTGTGCGGCTGCTGTCATGGTGCTCATAAACCCGCTTCTTCTTCGATACGACATTGGTTTCCAACTCTCATTTGCGGCGACAATCGGTATTTTTTTGCTCGCGCCTTTTGCGCTTCTTTCGCTTCATGTGGGTGATATTCTTGCGACAACTCTCGCAGCCGAACTCTTTGTGCTCCCGATCATTTTGTTTCACTTTCATTCGTTTCCGATACTTTCGCTTCTCGTGAATCTGTGTGTCTTGCCGCTCGTGCCACTTGCTATGATGCTTGGTGCGATAGCGCTTTGCTGTAGCGTGATATTTCCTTGGTTTGGAGAAATATTTGGAATACCCGCTTTCCTTGTTTCGCGGACGATTCTTGAAATCGTTCACTTCTTTTCGGTACAGCGATTCGCTTTGGTTTCGGTGTCAAGCTTCGGTATAGGGGCTATGTTGTTGTGGTATGGTGTTGTCGTTCTGTTGCTCATGTTTCTCCGAAGGAGATTTCCGCAAGTGATGTCTTTTCAAAAATAG
- the mscL gene encoding large-conductance mechanosensitive channel protein MscL: MTSFISEFKSFAIRGNVIDLAVGVIIGTAFGKIVSSLVSDILMPPLGLILNKVNFSELYWNLSSTHYSTLEAAQKAGAPTLNYGLFLTNIIGFVLTAFAVFVFIKQINRLRPAEKKADSSPKSSKEELLLTEIRDLLAKQKK, encoded by the coding sequence ATGACATCGTTCATTTCGGAATTCAAATCATTTGCCATCAGAGGAAACGTTATCGACCTCGCCGTCGGCGTTATTATCGGAACCGCTTTTGGTAAAATCGTCAGCTCCCTTGTGTCGGATATCCTCATGCCGCCCTTGGGACTCATCTTGAACAAGGTCAATTTCTCCGAACTCTACTGGAACCTCTCGAGCACACACTACTCCACGCTCGAAGCCGCCCAGAAAGCCGGTGCCCCGACGCTCAACTACGGACTCTTCCTGACGAATATCATCGGATTCGTCCTCACTGCGTTCGCCGTCTTCGTGTTCATCAAACAAATCAACCGCCTCCGCCCGGCAGAAAAGAAGGCAGATTCATCACCGAAGTCTTCGAAAGAGGAACTGCTCCTCACGGAAATACGAGACCTTCTGGCAAAACAGAAGAAATAA
- a CDS encoding GatB/YqeY domain-containing protein, which produces MTMLTSRIHEDMKESMRSGDSFRRDTLRFLESALKNTALEKRVSLQELSDEDVFAVLRRSVKQREDSAAQYHAGGRSELAGKEDKEKSILALYLPAAPDEQTMRSVIQQTIAETGATSRKDMGKVMGQAVKTLTNASGNDVRRIVEELLV; this is translated from the coding sequence ATGACAATGCTAACCTCGAGAATTCACGAAGACATGAAGGAATCGATGCGTTCCGGGGATTCGTTTCGTCGCGATACGCTCCGCTTTCTTGAAAGTGCTCTCAAAAATACGGCACTCGAGAAGCGCGTGTCTCTCCAGGAGTTATCTGACGAGGATGTATTCGCCGTTTTGCGACGAAGCGTGAAGCAACGTGAGGATAGTGCGGCTCAATATCATGCCGGCGGACGAAGTGAACTTGCTGGGAAAGAAGATAAAGAAAAGTCGATCCTTGCCTTGTATCTTCCGGCAGCTCCGGACGAGCAGACGATGCGCTCAGTTATTCAACAGACGATTGCAGAGACCGGGGCGACTTCAAGGAAAGATATGGGAAAGGTTATGGGGCAGGCAGTGAAAACACTTACGAATGCTTCGGGCAATGATGTTCGCCGCATCGTCGAAGAGCTGTTGGTTTAG
- a CDS encoding histidine triad nucleotide-binding protein gives MPTVFTKIINKEIPSDILYEDDDILAFRDIHPLAPVHVLIIPKREISSINDVLVDDALLIGRMVLVARDVARDLNISGKGYKLLFRVGRDGGQEIPHIHLHLIGGARLHEDIRPA, from the coding sequence ATGCCAACGGTTTTTACGAAAATCATCAACAAAGAGATTCCGTCGGACATCTTGTACGAAGATGACGATATTCTGGCGTTTCGAGACATCCATCCGCTTGCGCCAGTGCATGTTCTGATTATTCCAAAACGAGAAATCTCATCCATTAATGATGTTCTCGTGGATGATGCTCTACTTATCGGCAGGATGGTGTTGGTTGCTCGTGATGTGGCGAGGGACTTGAATATTTCCGGAAAAGGGTATAAACTACTCTTTCGAGTGGGGAGGGATGGTGGACAGGAAATACCGCATATCCATCTGCATCTTATCGGAGGCGCTCGTCTCCATGAGGATATTCGTCCAGCTTGA